GCAGATGGAACCACAAATCCTGCAGCCGCTCGATGCCGAGTTTCGCCAGCGTCGCCTGCAGCGCCGGGCCAACGCCGGACACGCTGGCTACCGGCAGCAACCCGGGATCGCCACCCGCAGCGGCAACCACGCTGGTTTTTTTCGTCACCGCCACGGCAGTTTCGCGCGAGAATTTCGGCGGCGATCAGGCCTGATCCAGCACCAGAATCGCATCGATCTCGACCTGCGAACCTAGCGGCAACTGCGATACGCCAATCGTCGAGCGCGCCGGATACGGTTCGCTGAAATAGCTCGCCATGACCTTGTTCACTTCGGCGAAATTGGCCAGGTCGGTCAGATAAATTCCGACTCTTGCGATCTGCTCGAACGAACCGCCGGCGGCGCTTACCACGGCTTTCAGATTTTCGAAAATGCGCGTGGTCTGTACCTCGATCGAACCCTCGACAAGTTTGCCGGTGGCCGGATCGATCGGCGTCTGCCCCGACAGATACACGGTGTTGCCGCAGCGCACCGCCTGTGAATACGGGCCGATAGCTTTCGGGGCGTGATCGGAATGAATGATTTTGCGCGTCATGGCTGGCCCAACCTTGCAATGGAAAAACCCGATTCTATCTGGCGCGGTGTCACATGGGCAGAGACACGTGCGGCTCACGACGATTCTCGTGCTGCGTGGCATGTGCGGAAACCGTTATCCTCTCGCCATGCCCGAAGCCATCCTGCTGCGTCTCGACGCCGTCATCATCGCCGTAACAGCGCAAATTCCGCGCGTGCTCAGCGTGCGCGATGCGAGCGCTGCGGATGCATTGCCGAGTGGGCCGCTGGATCTGGAAACCCATCTCACGCTTGAGCGTGGCGTGCGCGAAAGAGTCGCCGAGCAGAGTGGATTCCAGCTCGGTTACGTCGAGCAACTTTATACATTCGGCGATCGCTATCGCGATCCGTGCGAACGCGCGGGCGGCCCGCGCGTGATTTCCAGCGCCTACATCGCACTCGTGCGCGAACACGCCTTGCCCGATGGTTTTGCCGCGCACTGGCAGGATTGTTACGCGTATTTGCCGTGGGAAGATTGGCGTCGCGGCCGGCCGGCGCTGATCGATGCGGCACTCGCGCCAGCGCTGCATCGCTGGGCCGGACGCGACAAACGTCGCCGCGAAAGAGTCGACCTGACGTTCGGCTTGGAATCCGCGCCGTGGGATCCCGAACGCACGCTGGAACGCTACGAATTATTGTGGGAAGCCGGCATCGTGATCGAGGCCGCGCGCGAAAATATCGCCGCGCAGGAATTGCCCGCCGCAGCGGTTGGGCGCGGCATGGCGCTCGATCATCGGCGCATTCTGGCGACTGCGCTCGGTCGCTTGCGCGGCAAGATCAAATATCGCCCGGTGGTATTCGAATTGCTGCCGGCAAGTTTTACCTTGCTGCAGCTTTTGCACGTGGTCGAGGCGCTGGCCGGCAATCGCCTGCACAAACAGAATTTCCGCCGCCTCGTCGAAAGTGCAGGTTTGGTCGAAGGCACCGGACAACTCGATCACGCCACGGGTGGCAGGCCGGCGGAGTTGTTCCGTTTCCGTCACGAAGTTTTCCGCGAGCGACCGGCACCGGGCGTGTATTTTCCGGGCGCTTGGTGGGGTCGATAAAACTATTTGGCGCTGAAAATATTCAGCGTCTGGTGCCTAGATAAACGCCGACGGCTGCGAGCGCAAATCCCGCGAGCTTGAGCAGCGACATGTGCTCGCCGAGCAACACAAAACTCATCACCGCAGTGACCGGTGGCACGAGGTAAAACAACGCCGCCACCGCCGTCGCCGCACCACGTCGCAACAGCACGAACAACAACGCAAACGTCGCCACCGAATTGACCAGCACAAGCCACGCGCTGGCCAGATAAAATGCAGCGCTGCCATCGAACTCGAAATGCTCCCACCACCACGCCAACGGCAGCAACAACAGCACCGCGACAACATGCTGAATGCACAGACCGATGCGCAAATCCACGTTCGAGCCGTGCCGTTTCTGATACAGCGTGCCGATGCAGATGCCGAACAATCCGATCGCCAGCGCGACATACGCCATGCTGCCGACGTTCGCCGAATCGACGTGGTCGGCGACCACCAGCAACACGCCGCCGAGACCGAGCACAAATCCGAACCATTGTGCCTTGCTCACCGGATCGCCGAGCGCACGCGCGAGCAACGCCACGCCGAGCGGCATGATGCCGATCACCAGCGCCGCGGCGCCCGCGCTCGCGCCGAGTTTGATGCCGGCATACACGCCGCCGAATTGCAGCGCTAGCGAAAACAATCCGACCACGGCGCTGTGCAATGTCTCGCGCAACGATGGCCACGGCAGTCGCGCGACCAGCGCAAGCACGGCAAAGATCAGCGCCGCCGAACCGAAACGCACCACCAGCAAGGTGAACGGTGCGCCATGCGCGAGCGCGAGTTTGCCGGCGAGATAACCCGTGCTCCACAGCACGACAAAACTGATCGCCGCGATGCTGTTGGCGGAGTCTGCGGATGACGGCGGCGGCACCGACGCGGGCGGCGCGACAAGCGGCGACGAAGATTTTTCCGAAGCTGACATATGCCTCACTGTGCTCGTATTTTGTCTGGTGCGGCGCGCTCATTCCGAGCGGCGGAAAACCCGATGCATCGGCGCCACGGCAGTACGATAAACTGAGCGCCCGACAGACCGCTGCGACTGCATCGAGAATTACCATGTCGAACCCGCTCGATCAATTCCACCTTGGTGCATGCGACTGCATCACGGTTCACATGCAGCGCCGGCAAGTAGCGCGACCCAGCCGATGAATCGCCTGCGTTTTTCACCGCGCGGCTTGATGACGCGACTCGCGTTGTTCTACGCGGTGCTCGCGCTGATCGCGCTGGTGCTAGTGAAATGGACCTTGCTGCTCAGCGAATTCAGCGAGCTCAAGGATGAAATTGCGCGCGGCAGCCTGATAACCAGCATGAGCGCCGAAACGCTCGACCTCAGCCAGGATTTTGATACGGCCAACACGCCCTCCGCGCGCTCGCTGGAGCACGCGCTCGAATCGTTCTTGTTGCATCTGGAACGCCCACGCGATCGCCTCGGCAATGAGCCTTCGTTCATCATGACCGAGCTCGCGGCGCAACCGCTGGCGGCGGCGATCCTCGATCCAAACGGCGCCTTGCTCGCGAGTGCGCCGCGCGATGGTCGTTGGCAGGCGCAGATCGCAGCGTCTGCTGATCCGCTATGGAAAAACTTGTCGACCAACGATGCGCCAATCCTGATCGTCAGCGAAGATTCGCCGCGTCTGTTGCGACGTTACGCCGCACCGATTCGCGATTCCGCCCATGTTCTACGCGGCGTGCTGGTGCTCGAATTGCGCTTGCCGGTGCCTTGGCGCAGCTTGAGTTTCGACTGGAATTTCGAGTGGCCGATTTTGATCGCGTATCTGCTGTTGTTCGGCCTCGGCTCGGCGTTGTTCCTGTCGCGTTATGTGACGCGCCGCTTGAATCGGATCGCGAGCGCGGCGCACGCGTGGAGTGGCGGCGACTTTTCCGAAATCATCCAGGATCAATCCGCCGATGAACTTGGCGTACTCGCGCGCGACCTGAATCGCATGGCCTCCGAATTGCGTGCGCTGGTGCAGACACGTGCGCGCCTCGCCAGCATTGAGGAACGCCAGCGCCTCGGACGCGACCTGCACGACACCGTGAAACAGAAAGCCTTTGCGCTGCAAATGCAACTCGCCGCCGCGGCGCGTCACGCCGACCCGGGCGACCGCACGCGCATCGAGGAAGCGCGTCGCATCACCGAGGAAATCCAGCGCGAACTGATGCTGATCCTCGATGAAATGCGCCTGCCGGAAAATTCCGCTCACGCCGCCGCTACGCTCGAAGCGCAGATCGCCGAACGCAGCGATGCCTGGGCGCGGCGCAGCGGTATCGCCCTGCATCGGCTGGTCGACGATGCGCGCGACGTATCCGCCGCGCATGACGAGGCCGTGTTGCGCATCATCGACGAGGCGTTGGCCAACGTCTGGCGTCACAGTCATGCGAGCGAGGCCCGCCTGAGCCTGCAGCGCGAGGAAAGTCAGTTCATACTTCGCATCGTCGACAACGGTCGCGGTGGCGCCGCCGAACGCAGCGCCGGCATGGGAATTCGCAATATGCGCGAACGCAGCGCCGCATTGCCGGGCGGTCGTTTCGCATTGAGCAGCACTGACGGCGGCACCACGATCACGGTATGCTGGAACTTGCCGATTCAGTGAAAAACCATGCGCGAGAAAAACAAGTGAGTGCCATGAACGCCATCAAAAAACACAGCGCGATCCGCGTCGTTATCGTCGACGATCATGTTCTGGTGCGCCAGGGCATCCGCAGTTTTCTCGATACCGAACCGGACCTCAACATCGTCGGCGAGGCCGGTGATGCCGATACCGCGATCGCAGTATGCGCCGCCGAAAAACCCGACGTCGTGCTGGTCGATCTGGTCATGCCCGGCGGTGGTGTCGAAGCCGCCCGCGGCATCAAACAGACCAGTCCGAATACCGCGATCATCGTGCTCACCTCGTTCGAGGATGACGCGCGCATGCTCGAAGCGATCCAGGCCGGCGCGCTTTCATATTTGCTGAAAGACATCGCCGCCGAAGACCTCGCCACCGCAGTGCGGCTGGCCGCGCGTGGCGAAGCCACGCTGCATCCGCGCATCGCCGCACGTTTGGTCAGCGCGGTACGTAATCCCGCCGGCGGCGGTTCCGCACTCGCCGATATCCTGAGTCAGCGCGAGCGCGATGTGCTCATGCTGATCGCCGAAGGCATGAGCAATATCCAGATCGCCACGCGCTTGGAAATCGGCGAGAAAACGGTCAAGACGCATGTCAGCAATCTGCTCGGCAAACTCGGCGTGAATGATCGCACGCAGGCTGCTGTGTTTGCTTGGCGGCGTGGGTGGGTGAGTTCTTGAACTGCGGCGATAATTCATATCGGCCGTTAGGCATCAAATGGAGATCAAGGATACTCATCCATATGTAAGAGCGATGGAGCAGATCAAACGTCGAGTTGACACAATCAACGCTTGCTCAGATGGTCGCGTTCGCCTTTCTGGACCGCCGCGCGTGGAATGTGCAGCACTGCAACTCCGCATGGTTCTTGAGCTAATCGCGCTTGCTTCTTTGGCAGCAAACAAGGAGTTGTTCCAAAAACAGTCGATACGCTTCGAAAAGCGCTGGCACCCCGGCGAGATCATCAAAGACCTAGAAAAGCTCAACCCCAGGTTCTATCCCATTCCATTTCGGTCGAGCGAGCCTGACGATTCAGGAGTGCGCAGTCATCTACCGTTTGACCGTTTTCTGTCAAAAGATAAGCTCGTTGAGGTGCATGGCAGATGCGGAAATGTTTTGCATGCACGCAATCCATTCGGCAAGCCAATAGACTATGAGAAGTTCCTCTTAGATGTCCTCGCGTGGACAAACGATGTCACTTCCTTGTTAAACACTCACGAGATCTGGCTTCTTGGTGATGACCACTTTCACGTTGTGAATATGACAGAGGAAGGCAACGACGCCGTTCGCATGTATACGTTTCAGCGTTCGGATGTCTAACTCCAGCATCAAGCCCCTTAGGAGAGTTCAATGCAGGACCAAGACCTTGAGTACGTCGGCTTTTGGCCGCGCGTCGGCGCGAGCATCCTCGATACAATCATACTCATGCTCATCACCGGGCCACTTTTGATCGCAATCTATGGATGGTCCTACTTCACCGCTCAGAGTAAATCATTAATTGCCGGGCCTGCAGATTTCCTTATTTCCTGGGTATTCCCCGCTATTGCTGTAATTCTTTTCTGGTCGTATAGGCAAGCCACTCCTGGAAAGATGGTTATTGCTGCGCGTGTCGTGGACGCAGAAACAGGACGAAGTCTTTCCATAGCTCAGTCGATTGGTCGCTATCTTGCGTACTTCGTCGCCATGCTTCCTCTGTTTCTCGGAGTCATCTGGATCGCTTTCGATCCAAAGAAACAGGGCTGGCATGACAAACTCGCCGGTACTGTTGTCGTTCGCTCGCGGCACCGCGGTCCAGAGCCAGTGCGGTTTCGCGGAGCTAATAATTGAATTAAACCAAGCTGCATAATTCGCGATGAAACATTCCACACGCAGGAACCGTGAGCGCCCCACAACATAGCCGTATCACTACATCTTCGGCAGCCACATGCCCATCAGTGCGCCGAAAATTCCCACGCCCATCGCCACGGTGAGCACGAACAATCCCGCTGCAAAGGCGATGCGTACCACGGCGTTATCGCGGCGCTGCACCGCGAAATAGACTTCGAGCACGGCCAGCGGCAGCAGAGTTTGGGCGAACGACAAAACGCTCAAGGTCGGGCCGGTGAATGTGTCTGGATCAAAACCGGCAGGGCCGTGATTGAGCAGAATCCAGAACATCAATCCGATGCGATAGAACCACACGGCGTTGGCGACCAGATACAGGCGCAGCGCCCAGCGGCGGTGCACGACAAGTTGCCGCGCGAGCGCATGGCGCAGCGCCATGATCGCGCAGAGCCAGATCAGCAATGCGCCGAACGTGCTGCCAAGATGCTGCGGCAAATCGCCGACGCTGCCGCGAATCCAGAGCATGTACAAACCGGCAAGGCTGGTGGTGCAGACGGCTAGCAAAAACACGCGCCCGTTCCAGCGATGCAACGCCGGTGCGCGTTGCCGCACCATCGGAATCAACTGGATCAGCCCGCCGATAACGATGATGACCGCGAGAAAAATATGCATCACGATAGCAAAGTTGCCCGCGCTATCGCCGGGTATGTAGCCATGCGGCATGACCTTGTTCAGCACCAGCCAGTCGCCACGCGCAGCAGCCGCGCCGTAGAGAAACAGCAAGTAATAGACGAACATCAATTGGCCGATCGCGGCCACGACAAACCAGAAAACCACAGCGGCTTTCAGCGCGATGCTGGCGAAGGTTTGTGCCGTGTGTTTTTTGCCGTTGATCGCCGTCGTTGCCGGAATATCCAAACGCTGGTTGGTCATTGAAGGCTCGCCTTGTCGTGCCACATCCGCGCCTGTTGCGCCGTGTAACTCTGGTCGAACGCGCAGACACGGAAAACTGATTTGCGACGAACGACGGTTATGCGGTTATCGACGACGACCGGTGCCGACGAACCACCCGGGGCGATACGAACATTCATCGAATTCGGGCCGACTTCCAACGTTTCGCGCGGGCAAAACTCGACGTTCATTGCTATCGTTATGCAATGCCTGCCACCGCTGCCAAAACCAATCCAAAAGGCTTCGCCCGAATCCTGAGTTGGCGTCGCGTCAAGGTCGCGCTGATTGCGTCGCTGCTGCTCAGCGTGTTGCTGATGCCGGGCTGGAAACTTTCGTACGCGCTGCTATGGGGCCGCTTCCTTTTTGTCGGCCTGATGCTGTTGCTGACGTTTGGACTTTTCGAGGTCTGGCCGGCGCGTCTTCCGACATGGTTTGCGCGGTGGGCTTTGCAAGTTCTGGCGGTGGCATTCGCGGTGCCGTTCGCGGTGTTCGCGGCGTATTCGCTGACGACGATCGGCTTGCAGCCGTCGTGGTGGCACGATGCGGATCGTCTGAGCGGATTCGGCGGCATGACCGTACTCGGTTTGTTGTCGGCGCCGTGGATTGTGGTCGCGGCACTGCTGCGCCAGATCAGAGGCGAGGCGGAGCGACAAGCGCTGGCCTTTGATCTCGAGCGCAGCGAGTTCGAGCGCCAGGCGCTCGACGCGCGGCTGCGTCTGCTGCAAGCGCAGATCGAGCCGCATTTCCTGTTCAACACGCTGGCGAATGTGCGCGAACTCGTCGATGCCAGATCGCCGCATGCATCCAGCGTGCTCGACAGCCTGATCGCGTATCTGCGCGCCGCGGTGCCGCGCCTGCACGAACCGGCATCGACACTCGCGCAGGAACTCGACCTCGTGCGCGCCTATCTCGAAGTCATGCATATGCGCATGCCTGATCGGCTGCAATTCACGCTGCACGCGGACGATGCTGCGCTACCGCTGTTCTGCCCGCCGATGACATTGTTGACGCTAGTCGAAAACGCTGTGCGCCACGGCATCGATCCGGCCGAAGACGGTGGCCGCGTCGAAGTTCGGGTACGTGTGCACGAAGGCCGTTGCCTCGCCAGCGTGATCGATACCGGCGTCGGTCTTGCGCCCGTTGGCAACAGCCTCGGCACAGGATTGGTGAACTTGCGCGAACGCTTGCAACTTGCGTTCGGCGGCGATGCGCAGCTGCGCTTGTCGGCGCTCGAACCGCACGGCGTGTTCGCGGAACTGGATTTCCCCGCGATACGGAATGCAACTTGACAAGCCAACGTCCAACCGCGTTGATCGCCGATGACGAACCGCTGCTGCGCAAGGCGCTCGCGCGCGGTCTCGCGCAGGAATGGCCCGAGTTGAACGTGATCGCGCAGGCGCGCAATGGCCGGGAGGCAGTCGAGCAGTTCGAGGCGCAGCAGCCGGATATTTGTTTTCTC
The sequence above is drawn from the Pseudolysobacter antarcticus genome and encodes:
- a CDS encoding DMT family transporter, with the translated sequence MSASEKSSSPLVAPPASVPPPSSADSANSIAAISFVVLWSTGYLAGKLALAHGAPFTLLVVRFGSAALIFAVLALVARLPWPSLRETLHSAVVGLFSLALQFGGVYAGIKLGASAGAAALVIGIMPLGVALLARALGDPVSKAQWFGFVLGLGGVLLVVADHVDSANVGSMAYVALAIGLFGICIGTLYQKRHGSNVDLRIGLCIQHVVAVLLLLPLAWWWEHFEFDGSAAFYLASAWLVLVNSVATFALLFVLLRRGAATAVAALFYLVPPVTAVMSFVLLGEHMSLLKLAGFALAAVGVYLGTRR
- a CDS encoding sensor histidine kinase codes for the protein MNRLRFSPRGLMTRLALFYAVLALIALVLVKWTLLLSEFSELKDEIARGSLITSMSAETLDLSQDFDTANTPSARSLEHALESFLLHLERPRDRLGNEPSFIMTELAAQPLAAAILDPNGALLASAPRDGRWQAQIAASADPLWKNLSTNDAPILIVSEDSPRLLRRYAAPIRDSAHVLRGVLVLELRLPVPWRSLSFDWNFEWPILIAYLLLFGLGSALFLSRYVTRRLNRIASAAHAWSGGDFSEIIQDQSADELGVLARDLNRMASELRALVQTRARLASIEERQRLGRDLHDTVKQKAFALQMQLAAAARHADPGDRTRIEEARRITEEIQRELMLILDEMRLPENSAHAAATLEAQIAERSDAWARRSGIALHRLVDDARDVSAAHDEAVLRIIDEALANVWRHSHASEARLSLQREESQFILRIVDNGRGGAAERSAGMGIRNMRERSAALPGGRFALSSTDGGTTITVCWNLPIQ
- a CDS encoding RDD family protein, which translates into the protein MQDQDLEYVGFWPRVGASILDTIILMLITGPLLIAIYGWSYFTAQSKSLIAGPADFLISWVFPAIAVILFWSYRQATPGKMVIAARVVDAETGRSLSIAQSIGRYLAYFVAMLPLFLGVIWIAFDPKKQGWHDKLAGTVVVRSRHRGPEPVRFRGANN
- a CDS encoding RidA family protein codes for the protein MTRKIIHSDHAPKAIGPYSQAVRCGNTVYLSGQTPIDPATGKLVEGSIEVQTTRIFENLKAVVSAAGGSFEQIARVGIYLTDLANFAEVNKVMASYFSEPYPARSTIGVSQLPLGSQVEIDAILVLDQA
- a CDS encoding DUF2306 domain-containing protein; this translates as MTNQRLDIPATTAINGKKHTAQTFASIALKAAVVFWFVVAAIGQLMFVYYLLFLYGAAAARGDWLVLNKVMPHGYIPGDSAGNFAIVMHIFLAVIIVIGGLIQLIPMVRQRAPALHRWNGRVFLLAVCTTSLAGLYMLWIRGSVGDLPQHLGSTFGALLIWLCAIMALRHALARQLVVHRRWALRLYLVANAVWFYRIGLMFWILLNHGPAGFDPDTFTGPTLSVLSFAQTLLPLAVLEVYFAVQRRDNAVVRIAFAAGLFVLTVAMGVGIFGALMGMWLPKM
- a CDS encoding sensor histidine kinase, which gives rise to MPATAAKTNPKGFARILSWRRVKVALIASLLLSVLLMPGWKLSYALLWGRFLFVGLMLLLTFGLFEVWPARLPTWFARWALQVLAVAFAVPFAVFAAYSLTTIGLQPSWWHDADRLSGFGGMTVLGLLSAPWIVVAALLRQIRGEAERQALAFDLERSEFERQALDARLRLLQAQIEPHFLFNTLANVRELVDARSPHASSVLDSLIAYLRAAVPRLHEPASTLAQELDLVRAYLEVMHMRMPDRLQFTLHADDAALPLFCPPMTLLTLVENAVRHGIDPAEDGGRVEVRVRVHEGRCLASVIDTGVGLAPVGNSLGTGLVNLRERLQLAFGGDAQLRLSALEPHGVFAELDFPAIRNAT
- a CDS encoding NUDIX hydrolase, which translates into the protein MPEAILLRLDAVIIAVTAQIPRVLSVRDASAADALPSGPLDLETHLTLERGVRERVAEQSGFQLGYVEQLYTFGDRYRDPCERAGGPRVISSAYIALVREHALPDGFAAHWQDCYAYLPWEDWRRGRPALIDAALAPALHRWAGRDKRRRERVDLTFGLESAPWDPERTLERYELLWEAGIVIEAARENIAAQELPAAAVGRGMALDHRRILATALGRLRGKIKYRPVVFELLPASFTLLQLLHVVEALAGNRLHKQNFRRLVESAGLVEGTGQLDHATGGRPAELFRFRHEVFRERPAPGVYFPGAWWGR
- a CDS encoding response regulator; translation: MNAIKKHSAIRVVIVDDHVLVRQGIRSFLDTEPDLNIVGEAGDADTAIAVCAAEKPDVVLVDLVMPGGGVEAARGIKQTSPNTAIIVLTSFEDDARMLEAIQAGALSYLLKDIAAEDLATAVRLAARGEATLHPRIAARLVSAVRNPAGGGSALADILSQRERDVLMLIAEGMSNIQIATRLEIGEKTVKTHVSNLLGKLGVNDRTQAAVFAWRRGWVSS